A region from the Lentimonas sp. CC4 genome encodes:
- a CDS encoding PEP-CTERM sorting domain-containing protein (PEP-CTERM proteins occur, often in large numbers, in the proteomes of bacteria that also encode an exosortase, a predicted intramembrane cysteine proteinase. The presence of a PEP-CTERM domain at a protein's C-terminus predicts cleavage within the sorting domain, followed by covalent anchoring to some some component of the (usually Gram-negative) cell surface. Many PEP-CTERM proteins exhibit an unusual sequence composition that includes large numbers of potential glycosylation sites. Expression of one such protein has been shown restore the ability of a bacterium to form floc, a type of biofilm.) codes for MKTSFRNLSLLISLCLSLPCTSQAIVINIDSGSDYALNITAVTYTNTTHLTSTTYDNSTTLEFYDNEVKAIGWNSANSKAQFSILNNQAPTVAASDDFNAYGSALSDSFTNTNLLNYSNKDGGSSTNYDYDIIFKYGLQTTDYMIIGERDGNSTFTLQALDNNGYIIGNTVTFNSPYSWNTGFTSPEYQGQEMEINLVDLDAFFDDTNGDLVNPEAIYGFKVTNDDGADIKILAASENSFITAGNVNANFDSPSPIPEPSTYALLLSLAMLGFVGTRRKNRK; via the coding sequence ATGAAAACTTCATTCAGAAACCTCAGCTTACTAATTTCCCTCTGCCTATCGCTCCCCTGCACATCTCAAGCGATCGTGATCAATATAGATAGCGGCAGCGACTACGCCCTGAATATTACTGCTGTCACCTACACAAACACAACACACCTCACTTCTACGACATACGACAACAGCACGACACTCGAGTTCTACGACAACGAAGTGAAAGCGATTGGCTGGAATTCAGCCAACTCCAAAGCTCAATTTTCCATCCTCAACAATCAAGCCCCCACAGTTGCAGCATCGGATGACTTTAATGCATATGGCTCCGCACTTTCGGATTCATTCACCAACACAAATCTACTTAATTATTCTAACAAAGATGGTGGGTCCTCAACGAACTACGACTACGACATCATCTTCAAATACGGCCTACAGACAACCGACTACATGATCATTGGAGAGCGCGATGGCAACAGCACGTTCACACTACAAGCCCTCGACAATAATGGCTACATCATCGGCAACACAGTGACCTTCAATAGCCCATATTCCTGGAACACTGGCTTTACTAGCCCAGAATACCAAGGCCAAGAGATGGAGATCAATCTAGTAGATCTAGATGCATTCTTTGACGACACCAATGGCGACCTAGTCAACCCAGAGGCAATCTACGGATTCAAAGTCACCAATGATGACGGGGCTGACATTAAAATACTTGCGGCTTCAGAGAACAGTTTCATTACAGCAGGAAATGTAAATGCGAACTTCGACTCCCCCTCACCCATCCCAGAGCCCAGCACTTACGCCCTACTACTGAGCCTAGCCATGCTCGGCTTCGTAGGCACACGACGCAAAAATCGCAAGTAA
- a CDS encoding alkaline phosphatase has product MSKSFPLSNRRQFIKGLGLSGVAATLGASSSVAGRVRLRTPKTATAKNLIFLVVDGMCTGTYGFAHHWSLRNRKAPLNWMQVYEQAGLTRALQDTASASSPVTDSAAAASAWGCGQRVMNGALNTDANGNSLTPLFTYAKAAGKATGLVTTCRITHATPAGFATNVKKRGMESEIAQQYNEREIDVLLGGGSRFFEGKKALTTVPDFQKKGYQFVQTKSELAAQAGTPRLLGLFSKSHIPYAIDRQNDAALAEVPSLPQMFRAALKSLSQSKDGFVLQVEGGRVDHAGHGNDPAAILHELLEFDDCIPIALEYLNNDPDTLLIITTDHGTGGCQLNGAGKAYADSGPALERINDMTASFEALEQQFKATGRFDPQVFTEATGIIPTEAQANAIQATMDDPETTYLSSAMTGIVEDDLFQKTAVGWTSSNHTSECVDLFAFGPGSDRIKPFINNNELFGVMTQALDLKTP; this is encoded by the coding sequence ATGTCGAAATCATTCCCGTTGTCGAATCGTCGTCAGTTTATTAAAGGCCTCGGCCTCAGCGGTGTCGCTGCGACACTCGGAGCTAGCTCCTCTGTTGCTGGACGTGTTCGTCTCCGAACTCCGAAGACGGCAACGGCGAAGAACCTAATCTTTCTAGTCGTCGATGGGATGTGCACTGGCACGTATGGCTTCGCACATCATTGGAGTTTGCGCAATCGCAAGGCACCGCTCAATTGGATGCAAGTGTATGAGCAAGCCGGTTTGACGCGTGCCTTGCAAGACACTGCTTCGGCGAGTTCGCCGGTTACCGATTCCGCCGCCGCCGCCAGTGCGTGGGGCTGTGGGCAACGCGTGATGAATGGCGCACTTAATACCGATGCGAATGGCAACTCTTTGACGCCACTCTTCACCTATGCGAAGGCCGCAGGCAAAGCCACTGGCTTGGTCACTACTTGCCGCATCACACATGCGACACCTGCTGGATTTGCGACCAACGTCAAAAAGCGAGGCATGGAAAGTGAGATCGCACAGCAATACAACGAGCGTGAGATTGATGTGTTACTTGGTGGTGGATCGCGTTTCTTTGAAGGCAAGAAAGCGCTGACGACGGTGCCTGATTTCCAGAAGAAGGGCTACCAGTTTGTGCAAACCAAGTCCGAGTTGGCAGCGCAGGCAGGCACTCCACGCTTGCTCGGATTGTTTTCGAAATCTCACATTCCTTATGCGATTGATCGCCAGAATGATGCTGCGCTAGCTGAGGTGCCGAGCTTGCCGCAGATGTTTCGCGCTGCGCTGAAAAGCCTGAGCCAGTCGAAGGATGGCTTTGTGCTGCAAGTCGAAGGCGGCCGCGTGGACCACGCGGGGCATGGTAATGACCCTGCCGCCATTTTACATGAACTGTTGGAGTTTGATGACTGCATCCCCATTGCCTTGGAGTATTTGAATAATGATCCCGACACCTTGCTAATTATTACGACAGATCACGGCACTGGTGGTTGTCAGCTCAATGGCGCTGGTAAAGCGTATGCTGATAGTGGGCCCGCGCTGGAACGTATCAATGATATGACCGCGAGCTTCGAGGCATTGGAGCAACAGTTTAAGGCAACAGGACGTTTTGATCCTCAAGTATTTACCGAGGCCACTGGGATCATTCCGACTGAGGCGCAGGCGAATGCGATTCAAGCGACAATGGATGACCCAGAGACGACTTATCTGTCTAGCGCTATGACAGGCATCGTGGAGGATGACTTGTTCCAGAAAACCGCGGTCGGTTGGACGTCGAGTAACCACACATCCGAGTGTGTGGACCTATTTGCATTCGGACCGGGATCGGATCGGATTAAGCCCTTTATCAATAACAACGAATTGTTCGGTGTGATGACGCAGGCGTTGGATTTGAAGACTCCGTAA
- the msrB gene encoding peptide-methionine (R)-S-oxide reductase MsrB, with protein sequence MNLASRFSRSIYAVLALVVGSLLITFAMADNTSSPESSDVNLSECASACGLPSHVDLSGDRYPVLRTDAEWRERLTDIQYHVARKQGTEPPFNNPYHDNKKTGLYRCVGCDTPLFSSTTKFNSGTGWPSFFKPIDERTLGETKDVSFGMTRVEVHCDVCGSHQGHVFPDGPEPTGLRYCINSASLSFEEAESPEAIKELVEAWYKEEG encoded by the coding sequence ATGAACCTTGCCTCACGTTTCTCTCGATCCATCTATGCTGTGCTCGCTCTTGTAGTGGGCAGTCTTCTCATTACATTTGCCATGGCTGATAATACGTCTTCTCCCGAATCTTCTGATGTGAACTTAAGTGAATGTGCCAGTGCCTGCGGCCTGCCTTCGCATGTAGATCTTAGCGGGGATCGTTACCCAGTATTGCGCACCGATGCCGAGTGGCGAGAGCGCCTTACGGATATCCAGTATCATGTCGCGCGTAAGCAGGGCACTGAACCCCCATTTAATAATCCCTATCACGATAATAAGAAAACCGGCCTGTATCGTTGTGTCGGTTGTGATACGCCGCTTTTTAGTAGCACGACCAAATTTAATTCCGGCACGGGGTGGCCTAGCTTTTTCAAGCCGATCGATGAACGCACGCTCGGTGAGACGAAAGATGTGAGCTTTGGTATGACCCGTGTTGAAGTGCATTGTGATGTATGTGGCTCACATCAAGGGCACGTGTTTCCCGATGGTCCCGAGCCGACTGGTTTGCGGTATTGCATCAATTCAGCATCTCTCAGTTTCGAAGAGGCAGAGTCGCCAGAGGCAATCAAAGAGTTGGTTGAAGCGTGGTATAAAGAAGAGGGCTGA
- a CDS encoding response regulator: MHSRESLAPFHVLICEDRDDNLLLAQLLVKSFGCECSSARDGAEAVNTCQETKFDVILMDLAMPVMCGLEASKAIRASENPNQHTPIIAVTADINPIVKSACANFGIEYYISKPINSDSLYRAMSELHAQKS, encoded by the coding sequence ATGCACTCACGTGAAAGCCTCGCCCCATTTCATGTTCTCATCTGCGAAGATCGGGATGACAACCTATTGCTGGCTCAACTCTTGGTAAAATCCTTCGGGTGTGAGTGTTCCAGCGCAAGAGACGGGGCTGAAGCGGTCAATACCTGCCAAGAGACTAAGTTTGACGTCATCCTAATGGACTTAGCCATGCCGGTGATGTGCGGTCTCGAAGCCTCCAAAGCGATCCGAGCGTCCGAAAACCCCAACCAGCACACTCCAATTATCGCAGTGACTGCCGACATCAATCCGATCGTCAAATCAGCATGTGCCAATTTCGGCATCGAATACTATATCAGTAAGCCAATCAACAGTGACTCGCTCTATCGAGCCATGAGTGAACTGCATGCTCAAAAGTCATAG
- the cimA gene encoding citramalate synthase, with translation MKTALKIYDTTLRDGTQGEGVSFTVAAKIRVAEKLDQFGIDYIEGGWPGSNPRDMAFFDEAKKLKLKHAKIAAFGSTRRASLKAEEDPQLQLLLEAETPVVTIFGKTWLLHVTEIIRTTAEENLKMIEDSVRFLTENGREVIYDAEHFFDGYCDNPEYALQTLEAAERGGAINLTLCDTNGGKLVSELQTIVSKVVAHFPKTTVGVHCHDDSGLGVALSLAGVESGASLIQGTMNGFGERNGNANLSAIIPNLILKMGAELNCAPNLSKLRDLSLFVDEMANRASDATLPFVGTSSFAHKGGVHADAAAKVKHSYEHIAPELVGNRTRVLVSDMSGRSSVMMKAKEIGVDLDARSPELKEFLGELKELEFRGYEYEAADASFKLLLSRFLKGKKEDFELVGYRVMVSHQPALDRVVSEATVQVKIGDEVHHTVAEANGPVGALDDALRKAIAPVFPEIMEVELIDYKVRILETEHGADAITRVLIESTDGEATWGTVGASDNIIEATWRALVDSVEYKILLDSEK, from the coding sequence ATGAAAACAGCTCTCAAAATCTACGACACTACCTTACGTGATGGCACGCAGGGCGAAGGGGTATCCTTTACTGTCGCGGCTAAAATCCGCGTTGCAGAGAAATTGGACCAGTTCGGGATTGATTATATTGAAGGTGGCTGGCCGGGATCCAACCCGCGCGATATGGCGTTTTTCGATGAAGCGAAGAAGCTGAAGCTCAAGCATGCGAAGATCGCAGCTTTTGGCTCGACGCGCCGTGCGAGCTTGAAAGCAGAGGAGGACCCTCAGTTACAATTATTGTTGGAAGCTGAAACGCCCGTGGTGACTATCTTTGGTAAGACTTGGTTGCTGCATGTCACTGAGATCATTCGCACGACGGCTGAAGAGAATCTAAAAATGATCGAGGACTCGGTGCGTTTCTTGACCGAGAACGGGCGCGAGGTGATTTATGATGCGGAGCACTTCTTCGATGGCTACTGCGACAACCCTGAATACGCGCTGCAAACGTTGGAAGCCGCTGAGCGTGGTGGTGCGATTAATTTAACACTGTGTGATACTAATGGGGGTAAGCTTGTCAGTGAGCTGCAGACGATCGTCAGCAAGGTGGTTGCGCACTTCCCGAAGACTACGGTGGGCGTGCATTGCCACGATGACTCTGGTCTGGGTGTCGCGTTGTCATTGGCGGGTGTCGAGTCGGGCGCGAGCTTGATTCAAGGCACGATGAATGGCTTTGGTGAGCGCAACGGGAATGCGAATCTCAGTGCGATCATTCCGAATTTGATTTTGAAAATGGGGGCTGAGCTGAATTGCGCGCCCAATCTGAGCAAGTTACGTGACCTCTCGCTGTTTGTGGATGAGATGGCCAATCGCGCTTCAGATGCGACGTTGCCATTTGTCGGCACGAGCTCGTTTGCGCACAAGGGTGGGGTGCATGCGGATGCCGCTGCCAAGGTGAAGCATAGCTACGAGCACATTGCGCCTGAGTTGGTCGGAAATCGCACGCGCGTATTGGTATCGGATATGTCCGGCCGTAGCAGTGTGATGATGAAGGCCAAGGAAATTGGTGTCGATCTCGATGCGCGTTCGCCGGAGTTGAAGGAGTTTCTCGGTGAACTTAAAGAATTGGAATTTAGAGGCTACGAATATGAAGCCGCCGATGCATCGTTCAAGTTGTTGCTAAGCCGTTTCCTCAAGGGGAAAAAAGAGGATTTCGAGTTGGTCGGCTATCGTGTGATGGTGAGCCATCAACCCGCATTGGATCGTGTCGTTTCTGAAGCGACGGTGCAGGTGAAGATTGGCGACGAAGTGCATCACACCGTTGCCGAGGCCAATGGTCCTGTTGGGGCATTGGATGATGCCTTGCGCAAAGCGATCGCACCCGTCTTTCCTGAAATCATGGAAGTCGAGTTGATTGACTACAAAGTGCGTATTCTCGAGACAGAGCACGGCGCCGATGCGATCACTCGTGTATTAATTGAATCCACGGACGGCGAAGCCACATGGGGCACAGTCGGCGCGAGCGATAATATCATCGAAGCCACTTGGCGCGCGTTGGTGGATTCGGTTGAATATAAGATTCTGTTGGATTCGGAAAAGTAG
- the gatC gene encoding Asp-tRNA(Asn)/Glu-tRNA(Gln) amidotransferase subunit GatC, with translation MSETPHIDIDYVANLARLDLSDDEKAKLGSQLDDILGHFDKLNGVDVEGVEPMAHAHRVFNVWREGDEPGETYSPEVLTKMAPEQRDNQVVVPKVVE, from the coding sequence ATGTCCGAAACACCACATATTGACATCGACTACGTCGCTAACCTCGCGCGACTCGATCTTTCCGACGACGAGAAGGCCAAGCTCGGCTCTCAGCTCGACGACATCCTAGGCCACTTTGATAAGCTCAACGGCGTCGATGTCGAAGGCGTCGAGCCTATGGCGCACGCGCACCGTGTCTTCAATGTTTGGCGCGAAGGCGACGAACCCGGCGAGACCTACTCACCCGAAGTGCTCACCAAAATGGCTCCCGAACAACGCGACAACCAAGTCGTGGTTCCCAAAGTCGTCGAGTAA
- the gatA gene encoding Asp-tRNA(Asn)/Glu-tRNA(Gln) amidotransferase subunit GatA — MSDLHFKTISELAAMLAAGETTSVAITQAVIDRTAAVDGQVKAFLSTDAEDALAQAKASDERRAAGNALGPLDGIPIGIKDTLAVKDQPLRCASKMLENYVSPFDATCIVKLREAGAVIWGRLNMDEFAMGSSTENSAYQTTANPWDLETIPGGSSGGSAAAMAAGEAIATLGTDTGGSIRQPAALCGVVGMKPTYGLISRYGLVAFASSLDQVGPFARTVEDAAILMEAMLGKDDLDSTSIAPQGETNYAEALKEKKGPWKLGVPREFFGEGIDPEVKANIEKAIDWYKSQGCEIVDISLPHSELAVPVYYIVATAEASSNLARFDGVRYTHRSEEAKDAMTLFTKSRGEGFGDEVKRRIILGTYVLSSGYYDAYYLRAQKVRRLILGDFETAFEQVDAILTPTSPTPAFKRGERSDDPLAMYLSDVYTISVNLAGLPAISIPSGFTESGLPIGLQVIGKAFGEADMFAVANAFEQAHDYAQQTPTL; from the coding sequence ATGTCCGATCTCCATTTCAAAACCATTTCCGAACTCGCCGCCATGCTGGCCGCGGGTGAGACCACTTCCGTCGCCATCACCCAAGCCGTGATCGACCGCACCGCGGCCGTCGACGGCCAGGTGAAAGCCTTTCTCTCCACCGACGCCGAAGACGCACTCGCTCAGGCCAAGGCCTCGGACGAGCGCCGCGCTGCGGGTAATGCTCTCGGGCCGCTCGATGGTATCCCCATTGGCATCAAAGACACGCTCGCTGTAAAGGACCAGCCGCTACGTTGCGCTTCCAAGATGCTTGAGAACTACGTCTCTCCCTTTGACGCGACTTGTATCGTTAAGCTACGCGAAGCGGGCGCTGTGATCTGGGGCCGCCTCAATATGGACGAATTTGCGATGGGTTCCTCGACCGAGAACTCTGCATACCAAACCACCGCCAACCCATGGGATCTCGAAACCATCCCTGGTGGCTCCTCCGGCGGTAGTGCCGCTGCGATGGCAGCGGGGGAGGCGATTGCCACCCTTGGCACCGACACGGGTGGCTCCATTCGTCAACCCGCCGCGCTTTGTGGTGTCGTTGGTATGAAGCCGACCTACGGACTCATTTCCCGCTACGGCCTCGTGGCCTTCGCATCCTCGCTTGATCAAGTCGGCCCCTTTGCTCGCACCGTTGAAGACGCTGCCATCTTGATGGAAGCCATGCTCGGCAAAGACGATCTGGATTCCACATCCATCGCTCCTCAAGGCGAAACCAATTACGCAGAAGCCCTCAAGGAAAAGAAAGGCCCGTGGAAACTCGGCGTGCCGCGTGAATTTTTCGGCGAAGGCATCGATCCTGAGGTAAAGGCTAACATTGAGAAGGCCATCGACTGGTATAAGAGCCAAGGTTGCGAAATCGTTGATATTTCCCTGCCACACTCTGAACTGGCCGTGCCGGTTTACTACATCGTCGCGACTGCCGAAGCCTCTTCCAATCTCGCTCGCTTTGACGGTGTGCGTTACACGCATCGCAGTGAAGAAGCCAAAGATGCAATGACACTCTTCACCAAGAGCCGCGGCGAAGGCTTCGGCGACGAAGTGAAGCGCCGCATCATTCTTGGCACTTACGTGCTCAGCTCCGGTTATTACGACGCGTATTACTTGCGCGCGCAAAAAGTCCGCCGCCTCATTCTAGGTGATTTCGAAACAGCCTTCGAGCAAGTCGACGCCATCTTAACGCCAACTTCGCCCACACCCGCATTCAAACGCGGCGAGCGTAGCGACGATCCACTCGCGATGTATTTGAGCGACGTGTATACCATCTCGGTCAACCTCGCCGGCCTGCCAGCGATTTCGATCCCAAGTGGATTCACCGAAAGCGGTCTGCCAATCGGCTTGCAGGTCATCGGCAAAGCCTTCGGCGAAGCCGACATGTTCGCCGTAGCCAATGCCTTCGAGCAAGCGCATGATTATGCGCAGCAAACTCCAACCCTTTAA
- a CDS encoding NAD(P)H-binding protein: MQSVTSNAQETQPLVALAGASGFVGTHLRMRLAEHFRFRALTRSQNIVACHEEEDSTEWRHCDLYSLPQLTEALEGCEVGIYLVHSMAPSSRLMQADFEDTDLLLADNFIRAAEAAGVKHVVYLSGLLPQGDEPLSPHLRSRAEVEAVLKSRSVQVTVLRAGLIFGPGGSSFSMLINLVRRLPYMIFPAWASSMTQSVDIENVCDAFECCLSESQWVGGVYDLGGHEPMSYGQLICRTGELMNRPIRTVSLPWHLFALSQRWVSYFGRVPMALVRPLQESLLHDLEARPNPLLEHLQPRLISFADSLARAVDADGQPLPNPRSGTQLTDTQQIKQARRVRSVQRMPLPEGWVAEQVASEYGVWLSRRYRGLLKVDTDSAGVVRFCVLSRRFVLLELTPSPYSEQERRCAFYITGGLLSRDVEPRGRLEFRTFAERGCLIASIHGFAPTLPWWLYASTQARAHLFVMRAFGRYLSRVKP, translated from the coding sequence ATGCAATCAGTGACGTCTAATGCTCAGGAAACTCAGCCTTTGGTCGCCCTTGCTGGGGCGAGTGGTTTTGTCGGCACTCACCTTCGGATGCGCCTTGCTGAGCATTTCCGTTTTCGGGCGCTGACGCGTAGTCAGAACATCGTGGCGTGTCACGAGGAGGAGGACTCCACGGAGTGGCGACATTGTGACTTGTATTCGTTGCCTCAATTGACCGAGGCATTGGAGGGCTGTGAGGTTGGCATCTATTTGGTGCATTCGATGGCACCATCGAGTCGGCTCATGCAGGCGGATTTCGAGGATACGGACTTACTTCTGGCGGATAATTTCATACGAGCGGCTGAGGCGGCTGGTGTGAAGCATGTCGTGTATCTCAGCGGGCTGCTGCCGCAGGGCGATGAACCGTTGTCACCGCATTTGCGTAGTCGTGCGGAGGTGGAGGCGGTGTTGAAGAGTCGCTCTGTGCAGGTGACGGTGCTACGGGCGGGCTTAATCTTCGGGCCAGGTGGCTCGTCGTTTTCGATGCTGATTAATTTAGTGAGGCGCTTGCCGTATATGATCTTTCCGGCGTGGGCGTCGTCGATGACTCAGTCGGTCGATATTGAGAATGTTTGCGATGCTTTTGAGTGTTGCTTGTCGGAGTCGCAGTGGGTGGGGGGCGTGTATGATCTTGGCGGGCATGAGCCCATGAGTTATGGGCAGTTGATCTGTCGCACGGGAGAATTAATGAACCGTCCGATCCGCACGGTATCGTTGCCATGGCACTTGTTTGCGTTGTCGCAACGATGGGTGTCATATTTTGGCCGTGTGCCGATGGCCTTGGTGCGGCCATTGCAGGAGAGCTTGTTGCATGATCTAGAAGCGCGTCCAAATCCACTGCTGGAACACCTGCAACCGCGACTGATCTCATTCGCAGATTCGCTGGCGCGCGCAGTGGATGCGGATGGGCAACCGTTACCGAACCCGCGTAGTGGGACGCAATTGACTGATACACAGCAGATTAAGCAGGCGCGCCGCGTGCGATCGGTGCAGCGTATGCCACTGCCGGAGGGGTGGGTGGCCGAGCAGGTTGCAAGTGAATATGGAGTGTGGTTGAGCCGTCGCTATCGTGGCTTGCTCAAGGTCGATACGGATTCCGCTGGCGTGGTGCGTTTCTGTGTCTTGAGTCGGCGCTTTGTGCTGCTGGAGTTGACGCCTTCGCCGTATAGCGAGCAAGAGCGTCGCTGCGCCTTTTATATTACCGGCGGTTTACTTTCGCGTGATGTTGAGCCGCGCGGGCGTTTAGAGTTTCGCACATTTGCTGAGCGCGGCTGCCTAATCGCCTCAATCCATGGGTTTGCACCGACTCTGCCTTGGTGGTTGTATGCCAGCACCCAGGCTAGGGCTCATTTATTTGTGATGCGTGCGTTTGGGCGATATTTGAGCCGAGTGAAGCCTTAG
- the dnaX gene encoding DNA polymerase III subunit gamma/tau, giving the protein MEKSYQVIARRWRPKQFDELVGQDHIVRTLRNAIDTKRIAHAYLFVGPRGTGKTSTARLFAKALNAEGGPSATPDNDSEISQAIMGGSCMDVIEIDGASNNGVEQVRALRDDCQYAPTQCTYKIYIIDEVHMLSTAAFNALLKTLEEPPEHVKFFFATTEAHKVLPTITSRCQRFEFRPISDKVITEKLMEISDAEGIKVEHAALTSIARLANGGMRDAQSILDQMISFCGSQIEESDVLDVYGLVSGARIAELGKALGTLDYPAIIAAVDQFADEGRDLFRILQDLEAYAREALLDAIQNGGSTAKLGVPLTTESIMRMLDALHRGEASVQRGLSEKVNFEVVLLKAAEESRSRAIDSLIKQLAGAGATLPDEKKKP; this is encoded by the coding sequence ATGGAAAAAAGCTATCAAGTAATCGCACGCCGCTGGCGTCCTAAGCAGTTTGATGAACTGGTGGGGCAGGATCATATCGTGCGCACCTTGCGCAACGCGATTGATACGAAGCGTATCGCGCACGCCTATCTATTTGTTGGGCCGCGTGGCACGGGTAAGACTAGCACCGCGCGCTTGTTTGCTAAGGCGCTGAATGCCGAGGGCGGGCCGAGTGCGACGCCGGATAATGACTCTGAGATCAGCCAAGCGATCATGGGTGGCTCGTGCATGGATGTGATCGAGATCGATGGTGCGTCTAATAATGGTGTGGAGCAGGTGCGCGCATTGCGTGATGACTGCCAATACGCTCCGACGCAGTGCACTTACAAGATCTACATTATCGATGAGGTGCACATGCTCTCGACTGCGGCGTTTAATGCGCTGCTCAAGACACTCGAAGAGCCGCCAGAGCACGTTAAATTTTTCTTTGCGACCACTGAAGCGCATAAGGTGCTGCCGACCATCACTTCGCGCTGCCAGCGATTCGAGTTTCGTCCGATTTCGGATAAAGTCATCACCGAGAAACTCATGGAGATTTCCGATGCCGAAGGCATTAAGGTCGAGCACGCCGCGTTGACTTCGATTGCACGCCTTGCCAATGGCGGGATGCGGGATGCACAGTCGATTCTTGATCAAATGATTTCCTTCTGTGGCAGTCAGATCGAAGAAAGTGACGTGCTCGATGTGTATGGCTTGGTTTCTGGCGCACGTATCGCTGAGCTGGGAAAGGCGCTGGGCACACTCGATTACCCGGCGATTATTGCAGCAGTGGATCAATTTGCGGATGAGGGCCGCGATCTGTTTCGTATTTTGCAGGATCTCGAGGCGTATGCACGCGAAGCGTTGTTGGATGCGATTCAAAATGGTGGTTCGACTGCGAAGCTCGGTGTGCCGCTGACGACTGAGTCGATCATGCGTATGCTTGATGCCTTGCATCGTGGTGAGGCGTCTGTGCAACGTGGTCTCTCTGAAAAAGTAAATTTCGAAGTGGTGCTGTTGAAAGCAGCTGAAGAGTCGCGCTCACGTGCGATTGATAGCTTGATCAAGCAATTGGCAGGCGCAGGTGCGACACTACCAGACGAAAAAAAAAAGCCTTAG